In Dama dama isolate Ldn47 chromosome 9, ASM3311817v1, whole genome shotgun sequence, the following proteins share a genomic window:
- the FBXW9 gene encoding F-box/WD repeat-containing protein 9 isoform X3, giving the protein MELPPGPRDDPHAWDDDSDPELEPDPDAQAEAYVARVLSPPKLGLAPPRAPPLPAPTVSLGALEPWAASKGPTVAVPGLLSLPPELLLEICAYLDARLVLHVLPRVCHALRDLVRDHVTWRLRAQRRVRAPYPVVEGRRLPQRLEVSRCQNLLGAQKEDFDWPKACIELEQHLSRWAEDGRRAEYFCLADGHFASIDSVLLLQGWVWSLAALDHRVCSGSWDSTVKLWDMAADGQQFGEIKAKAAVLCLSYRPDILVTGTYDKKVTVYDPRVGPALLKSRRLHSSAVLALLADDRHIISGSEDHTLVVFDRRANSVLQRLQLDSYLLCMSYQEPQLWAGDNHGLLHVFANRSGCFQLVRSFDVGHRSQITGIKHSLGALYTTSTDKTIRVHVPTDPPRTICTRSHHNVLNGICAEGNLVVAASGGLSLEVWRLQA; this is encoded by the exons ATGGAGCTGCCTCCAGGGCCGCGCGACGATCCCCACGCCTGGGACGATGACTCGGACCCGGAGCTGGAGCCTGACCCCGACGCGCAGGCCGAGGCTTACGTGGCCCGCGTGCTCAGTCCTCCGAAACTCGGGCTGGCACCCCCGCGCGCCCCTCCTTTGCCCGCGCCCACGGTGTCCCTTGGCGCTCTGGAACCGTGGGCCGCGTCCAAGGGCCCGACTGTGGCGGTTCCGGGCCTGCTGAGCCTACCCCCGGAGCTGCTGCTCGAGATCTGCGCCTACCTCGACGCGCGCCTCGTGCTCCATGTCCTGCCACGCGTTTGCCACGCGCTGCGCGACCTTGTGCGTGACCATGTCACCTGGAGGCTACGCGCGCAGCGCCGCGTACGCGCGCCGTACCCAGTGGTGGAAG GCCGCAGGTTGCCACAGCGACTTGAAGTATCACGCTGTCAGAATCTGCTTGGTGCTCAAA AGGAGGACTTTGACTGGCCAAAGGCCTGCATTGAGTTGGAGCAGCACCTGTCACGCTGGGCAGAGGATGGGCGCAGGGCTGAATACTTCTGCCTGGCTGATGGGCACTTTGCTTCCATTGACTCGGTGCTGCTGCTTCAG GGCTGGGTGTGGTCACTGGCAGCGCTGGACCACCGAGTGTGCTCCGGTTCCTGGGACAGCACAGTGAAGCTCTGGGACATGGCAGCTGACGGACAGCAGTTTGGCGAGATAAA GGCCAAGGCAGCTGTTCTGTGCCTGTCCTACCGGCCAGATATCCTGGTGACCGGCACCTACGATAAGAAGGTGACCGTCTACGATCCCAGAG TTGGCCCAGCCCTGCTGAAGAGCCGGCGGCTGCACTCCAGCGCCGTGCTGGCACTGCTGGCAGACGACCGGCACATCATCTCAGGCAGCGAGGACCACACACTCGTGGTGTTCGACCGCCGGGCCAACAGTGTCCTGCAGCGGCTGCAG CTGGACTCCTACCTGCTCTGCATGTCCTACCAGGAACCTCAGCTCTGGGCCGGCGATAACCACGGCCTACTGCACGTCTTTGCCAACCGCAGTGGCTGCTTCCAGCTTGTCCGG tcctTTGACGTGGGCCACAGGTCTCAGATCACGGGGATCAAGCACTCCCTAGGGGCCTTGTACACCACGTCCACCGACAAGACCATCCGG GTACACGTGCCCACAGACCCGCCAAGGACCATCTGCACTCGAAGCCACCACAATGTACTGAATGGG ATCTGTGCTGAGGGCAACCTGGTGGTGGCCGCCTCCGGGGGTCTGTCGCTGGAGGTCTGGAGGCTGCAGGCCTGA
- the FBXW9 gene encoding F-box/WD repeat-containing protein 9 isoform X1: MELPPGPRDDPHAWDDDSDPELEPDPDAQAEAYVARVLSPPKLGLAPPRAPPLPAPTVSLGALEPWAASKGPTVAVPGLLSLPPELLLEICAYLDARLVLHVLPRVCHALRDLVRDHVTWRLRAQRRVRAPYPVVEGRRLPQRLEVSRCQNLLGAQKEDFDWPKACIELEQHLSRWAEDGRRAEYFCLADGHFASIDSVLLLQGGTLCLSGSRDRNVNLWDLQQLGVDPSRVLVKTLGTQKNSTHKGWVWSLAALDHRVCSGSWDSTVKLWDMAADGQQFGEIKAKAAVLCLSYRPDILVTGTYDKKVTVYDPRVGPALLKSRRLHSSAVLALLADDRHIISGSEDHTLVVFDRRANSVLQRLQLDSYLLCMSYQEPQLWAGDNHGLLHVFANRSGCFQLVRSFDVGHRSQITGIKHSLGALYTTSTDKTIRVHVPTDPPRTICTRSHHNVLNGICAEGNLVVAASGGLSLEVWRLQA; encoded by the exons ATGGAGCTGCCTCCAGGGCCGCGCGACGATCCCCACGCCTGGGACGATGACTCGGACCCGGAGCTGGAGCCTGACCCCGACGCGCAGGCCGAGGCTTACGTGGCCCGCGTGCTCAGTCCTCCGAAACTCGGGCTGGCACCCCCGCGCGCCCCTCCTTTGCCCGCGCCCACGGTGTCCCTTGGCGCTCTGGAACCGTGGGCCGCGTCCAAGGGCCCGACTGTGGCGGTTCCGGGCCTGCTGAGCCTACCCCCGGAGCTGCTGCTCGAGATCTGCGCCTACCTCGACGCGCGCCTCGTGCTCCATGTCCTGCCACGCGTTTGCCACGCGCTGCGCGACCTTGTGCGTGACCATGTCACCTGGAGGCTACGCGCGCAGCGCCGCGTACGCGCGCCGTACCCAGTGGTGGAAG GCCGCAGGTTGCCACAGCGACTTGAAGTATCACGCTGTCAGAATCTGCTTGGTGCTCAAA AGGAGGACTTTGACTGGCCAAAGGCCTGCATTGAGTTGGAGCAGCACCTGTCACGCTGGGCAGAGGATGGGCGCAGGGCTGAATACTTCTGCCTGGCTGATGGGCACTTTGCTTCCATTGACTCGGTGCTGCTGCTTCAG GGTGGGACACTCTGCCTGTCGGGCTCCCGAGATCGCAATGTCAACCTGTGGGACCTTCAGCAGCTGGGGGTGGATCCCAGCCGGGTTCTGGTCAAGACCCTGGGGACCCAGAAGAACAGCACTCACAAG GGCTGGGTGTGGTCACTGGCAGCGCTGGACCACCGAGTGTGCTCCGGTTCCTGGGACAGCACAGTGAAGCTCTGGGACATGGCAGCTGACGGACAGCAGTTTGGCGAGATAAA GGCCAAGGCAGCTGTTCTGTGCCTGTCCTACCGGCCAGATATCCTGGTGACCGGCACCTACGATAAGAAGGTGACCGTCTACGATCCCAGAG TTGGCCCAGCCCTGCTGAAGAGCCGGCGGCTGCACTCCAGCGCCGTGCTGGCACTGCTGGCAGACGACCGGCACATCATCTCAGGCAGCGAGGACCACACACTCGTGGTGTTCGACCGCCGGGCCAACAGTGTCCTGCAGCGGCTGCAG CTGGACTCCTACCTGCTCTGCATGTCCTACCAGGAACCTCAGCTCTGGGCCGGCGATAACCACGGCCTACTGCACGTCTTTGCCAACCGCAGTGGCTGCTTCCAGCTTGTCCGG tcctTTGACGTGGGCCACAGGTCTCAGATCACGGGGATCAAGCACTCCCTAGGGGCCTTGTACACCACGTCCACCGACAAGACCATCCGG GTACACGTGCCCACAGACCCGCCAAGGACCATCTGCACTCGAAGCCACCACAATGTACTGAATGGG ATCTGTGCTGAGGGCAACCTGGTGGTGGCCGCCTCCGGGGGTCTGTCGCTGGAGGTCTGGAGGCTGCAGGCCTGA
- the FBXW9 gene encoding F-box/WD repeat-containing protein 9 isoform X2: MELPPGPRDDPHAWDDDSDPELEPDPDAQAEAYVARVLSPPKLGLAPPRAPPLPAPTVSLGALEPWAASKGPTVAVPGLLSLPPELLLEICAYLDARLVLHVLPRVCHALRDLVRDHVTWRLRAQRRVRAPYPVVEEEDFDWPKACIELEQHLSRWAEDGRRAEYFCLADGHFASIDSVLLLQGGTLCLSGSRDRNVNLWDLQQLGVDPSRVLVKTLGTQKNSTHKGWVWSLAALDHRVCSGSWDSTVKLWDMAADGQQFGEIKAKAAVLCLSYRPDILVTGTYDKKVTVYDPRVGPALLKSRRLHSSAVLALLADDRHIISGSEDHTLVVFDRRANSVLQRLQLDSYLLCMSYQEPQLWAGDNHGLLHVFANRSGCFQLVRSFDVGHRSQITGIKHSLGALYTTSTDKTIRVHVPTDPPRTICTRSHHNVLNGICAEGNLVVAASGGLSLEVWRLQA, encoded by the exons ATGGAGCTGCCTCCAGGGCCGCGCGACGATCCCCACGCCTGGGACGATGACTCGGACCCGGAGCTGGAGCCTGACCCCGACGCGCAGGCCGAGGCTTACGTGGCCCGCGTGCTCAGTCCTCCGAAACTCGGGCTGGCACCCCCGCGCGCCCCTCCTTTGCCCGCGCCCACGGTGTCCCTTGGCGCTCTGGAACCGTGGGCCGCGTCCAAGGGCCCGACTGTGGCGGTTCCGGGCCTGCTGAGCCTACCCCCGGAGCTGCTGCTCGAGATCTGCGCCTACCTCGACGCGCGCCTCGTGCTCCATGTCCTGCCACGCGTTTGCCACGCGCTGCGCGACCTTGTGCGTGACCATGTCACCTGGAGGCTACGCGCGCAGCGCCGCGTACGCGCGCCGTACCCAGTGGTGGAAG AGGAGGACTTTGACTGGCCAAAGGCCTGCATTGAGTTGGAGCAGCACCTGTCACGCTGGGCAGAGGATGGGCGCAGGGCTGAATACTTCTGCCTGGCTGATGGGCACTTTGCTTCCATTGACTCGGTGCTGCTGCTTCAG GGTGGGACACTCTGCCTGTCGGGCTCCCGAGATCGCAATGTCAACCTGTGGGACCTTCAGCAGCTGGGGGTGGATCCCAGCCGGGTTCTGGTCAAGACCCTGGGGACCCAGAAGAACAGCACTCACAAG GGCTGGGTGTGGTCACTGGCAGCGCTGGACCACCGAGTGTGCTCCGGTTCCTGGGACAGCACAGTGAAGCTCTGGGACATGGCAGCTGACGGACAGCAGTTTGGCGAGATAAA GGCCAAGGCAGCTGTTCTGTGCCTGTCCTACCGGCCAGATATCCTGGTGACCGGCACCTACGATAAGAAGGTGACCGTCTACGATCCCAGAG TTGGCCCAGCCCTGCTGAAGAGCCGGCGGCTGCACTCCAGCGCCGTGCTGGCACTGCTGGCAGACGACCGGCACATCATCTCAGGCAGCGAGGACCACACACTCGTGGTGTTCGACCGCCGGGCCAACAGTGTCCTGCAGCGGCTGCAG CTGGACTCCTACCTGCTCTGCATGTCCTACCAGGAACCTCAGCTCTGGGCCGGCGATAACCACGGCCTACTGCACGTCTTTGCCAACCGCAGTGGCTGCTTCCAGCTTGTCCGG tcctTTGACGTGGGCCACAGGTCTCAGATCACGGGGATCAAGCACTCCCTAGGGGCCTTGTACACCACGTCCACCGACAAGACCATCCGG GTACACGTGCCCACAGACCCGCCAAGGACCATCTGCACTCGAAGCCACCACAATGTACTGAATGGG ATCTGTGCTGAGGGCAACCTGGTGGTGGCCGCCTCCGGGGGTCTGTCGCTGGAGGTCTGGAGGCTGCAGGCCTGA
- the GNG14 gene encoding putative guanine nucleotide-binding protein G(I)/G(S)/G(O) subunit gamma-14 yields the protein MKDEMWEYWKKGMKEMSSKVTVGSDIGQARRAVEQLRMEAGIDRVKVSKAATDLLQFCTEQAKSDPFLVGIPAATNPFKEKPCAIL from the exons ATGAAGGATGAAATGTGGGAATACtggaagaaaggaatgaaggag ATGTCCAGCAAGGTGACCGTTGGCAGTGACATTGGGCAAGCCCGCCGGGCCGTGGAGCAGCTGCGGATGGAGGCGGGTATTGACCGCGTGAAG GTATCCAAGGCAGCTACTGACCTGCTGCAGTTCTGCACAGAGCAGGCCAAGAGCGACCCCTTTCTCGTGGGCATCCCGGCCGCCACCAACCCCTTCAAGGAGAAGCCCTGCGCCATCCTGTGA